In one Variovorax sp. V213 genomic region, the following are encoded:
- a CDS encoding ester cyclase, producing the protein MTSINIDIGEAAKAVIRRNTDEVQGQGNWALFNELFSDAFLDHTPQPNCTPDKAGALGLYKKLREAFPDFHAVIHWQRADGDVVTTYKTYRGTHRGDFLGVAATGKAIHFETVDAMRVQDGKITEHWGVANLYSVLQQLNALPQ; encoded by the coding sequence ATGACCAGCATCAACATCGATATCGGCGAAGCAGCAAAGGCCGTCATTCGTCGCAATACGGACGAAGTCCAAGGCCAAGGCAACTGGGCCTTGTTCAACGAGCTCTTTTCCGACGCGTTCCTGGACCACACCCCGCAACCGAACTGCACTCCGGACAAGGCCGGCGCGCTGGGCCTCTACAAGAAGCTTCGGGAAGCTTTTCCTGATTTCCACGCCGTCATCCATTGGCAGCGTGCGGACGGTGACGTGGTGACCACCTACAAGACGTACCGCGGCACGCACCGTGGCGACTTTCTGGGGGTTGCTGCAACCGGCAAGGCCATTCATTTCGAAACCGTCGACGCCATGCGCGTGCAGGACGGAAAGATCACCGAGCACTGGGGCGTTGCCAACCTGTACTCGGTCCTGCAACAGCTGAATGCACTGCCTCAGTAA
- a CDS encoding oxidoreductase, translated as MSKVWFITGAGRGIGAQIAKAALAAGDKVVATGRDPAQLEKLYGEFGSSALCLPLDATREQDAIAAAQQAGSRFGSIDVLVNNAGYGQLGLFEEVSGEDVERQFQTNVFGMMHVTRAVLPVMRKQRRGHILNLASVGGFMGFDGASIYCAAKFAVEGFSESLALEVAPFGIKVTIVEPGFFRTDFLDKKSVQYGSRKIADYAEFSSNSRSAYESYNHKQPGDPARLGRAIVELSEMPQPPLHFVAGTDAVDFATKTFERRRAEIDSYAALSVTTDGDF; from the coding sequence ATGAGCAAAGTTTGGTTCATCACGGGTGCTGGCCGCGGTATTGGTGCACAAATCGCCAAGGCAGCCCTGGCGGCTGGCGACAAGGTCGTGGCCACTGGCCGGGACCCCGCCCAGCTTGAAAAACTTTACGGCGAATTCGGCAGCAGCGCCCTGTGCCTCCCGCTCGACGCCACGCGCGAGCAAGATGCCATTGCCGCCGCCCAGCAGGCTGGCTCTCGATTCGGAAGCATCGACGTGCTCGTGAACAACGCAGGCTACGGCCAACTAGGCCTGTTCGAAGAAGTCTCCGGCGAGGACGTGGAGCGCCAATTCCAGACGAACGTCTTCGGCATGATGCACGTGACGCGTGCCGTGCTGCCGGTCATGCGCAAGCAGCGCCGGGGCCACATCCTGAACCTCGCATCAGTGGGGGGCTTCATGGGCTTCGACGGAGCGTCGATCTACTGTGCCGCCAAGTTTGCCGTGGAAGGCTTCTCCGAATCCCTCGCCCTCGAAGTTGCGCCCTTCGGCATCAAGGTGACCATCGTCGAGCCGGGATTCTTTCGTACCGACTTCCTGGACAAGAAGTCGGTCCAGTACGGTTCCCGCAAAATTGCCGACTATGCGGAGTTCTCGAGCAACTCGCGTTCCGCCTACGAGAGCTACAACCACAAGCAGCCCGGCGACCCGGCAAGGCTCGGCCGCGCCATCGTTGAACTGTCCGAGATGCCGCAGCCTCCGCTGCACTTTGTTGCCGGCACCGACGCCGTCGACTTCGCAACGAAGACTTTCGAGCGCCGTCGCGCCGAGATCGATAGCTACGCCGCGCTGTCGGTTACGACGGACGGGGACTTCTGA
- a CDS encoding SDR family oxidoreductase: MNTNILQNKVVVVTGAASGIGRAIAVNAARHGAKAVIVSDISREPREGGIPTTDEIKALGVATAFAKADVSKKEEVDALVDASTPFGGVDVMVANAGITLRADGFDVSSDDFRKLMAVNLDGTLFSAQAAARQMKANGKQGSIVLMASMGGLSGAGITVAYSTSKGGVVLMAKSLADALGPDGIRVNAVAPGTIDTHLLRTSPGIAEAAEGFRQRTPLKRLGQPSEIGDAVAFLGSDLSSYITGTALLVDGGLLAVI, from the coding sequence ATGAACACGAACATCCTGCAGAACAAGGTCGTTGTGGTAACGGGTGCCGCAAGCGGCATCGGCCGCGCCATTGCAGTCAATGCCGCGAGGCATGGCGCCAAAGCGGTCATCGTCTCGGACATCAGTCGTGAACCGCGCGAAGGCGGCATACCGACCACCGACGAGATCAAAGCCCTGGGCGTTGCCACCGCTTTCGCCAAGGCCGACGTGAGCAAGAAGGAAGAAGTCGACGCACTGGTAGATGCATCGACTCCCTTTGGCGGAGTGGATGTGATGGTTGCCAATGCGGGCATCACCCTTCGCGCCGACGGTTTCGATGTTTCTTCGGATGACTTCCGCAAGCTGATGGCGGTCAACCTGGACGGCACGCTGTTCAGCGCCCAGGCCGCAGCCCGCCAGATGAAGGCCAATGGCAAGCAGGGAAGCATCGTCCTGATGGCCAGCATGGGCGGGTTGTCGGGGGCGGGCATCACGGTGGCGTATTCGACAAGCAAGGGCGGTGTCGTCCTGATGGCCAAATCGCTTGCCGATGCGCTCGGGCCCGATGGCATTCGCGTGAACGCCGTAGCTCCCGGAACCATCGACACCCATCTTCTGCGAACCAGCCCGGGCATTGCGGAGGCGGCCGAGGGCTTCCGCCAACGCACACCGCTCAAGCGGCTCGGACAGCCTTCGGAGATTGGCGATGCGGTGGCGTTCCTCGGCTCCGATCTTTCGAGCTACATCACTGGAACCGCCCTGCTGGTCGATGGAGGCCTGCTGGCCGTCATTTAA
- a CDS encoding pirin family protein, protein MTQTTLVPPEPQRSPARGNRRVVARTSGRTHGPVTRLVSPSDIGELIKPFVFVDHFDMVPKQGSLFPMHPHSGIATLTVLLSGDLRYEDTTGAAGTLSGGSIEWMRAGGGVWHDASPSSDAPFRGYQVWVALPPELESGPAHSQYLPPAAVPAIGPARLVLGCHAGARSPVDSPAGINLLHVRLGSGQHWRYTPPTGQDVAWVHVDRGVLRVAGERLKNEIAVFDSNDGALEFEAEGEVEFVLGSAVKHPHSLVLGYYSVHTSADALRRGEAEIARIGSRLRREGRIPPAMGGNLVRSFS, encoded by the coding sequence ATGACCCAGACGACCTTAGTTCCGCCCGAGCCGCAGCGCTCGCCTGCACGCGGCAATCGCCGCGTCGTGGCTCGCACCAGCGGGCGCACGCATGGGCCCGTGACACGCCTCGTCAGCCCTTCGGACATCGGAGAGCTGATCAAGCCTTTCGTGTTTGTCGACCATTTCGACATGGTGCCGAAGCAGGGATCGCTCTTTCCGATGCACCCTCATTCGGGCATTGCAACGCTCACCGTGCTGCTCTCCGGCGATCTGCGCTACGAAGACACCACGGGTGCGGCCGGAACCTTGTCTGGCGGAAGCATCGAGTGGATGCGCGCGGGCGGCGGGGTATGGCATGACGCAAGCCCGTCGAGCGACGCCCCTTTCCGTGGCTACCAGGTCTGGGTTGCGCTGCCGCCTGAACTGGAGAGCGGCCCTGCCCACAGCCAATACCTGCCGCCTGCGGCCGTGCCTGCGATCGGACCCGCCCGGTTGGTGCTCGGGTGCCATGCCGGTGCCCGGTCGCCCGTCGATTCGCCTGCCGGCATCAATCTTCTTCATGTGCGCCTCGGTAGCGGACAGCACTGGCGCTATACGCCGCCAACTGGCCAGGACGTGGCTTGGGTGCACGTCGATCGCGGCGTGCTCAGGGTGGCGGGCGAACGCCTCAAGAATGAGATTGCAGTCTTCGACAGCAATGACGGGGCCCTGGAATTCGAAGCAGAGGGCGAGGTTGAATTTGTTCTTGGCTCTGCCGTGAAGCACCCCCACAGCCTCGTGCTGGGCTATTACTCCGTACACACCTCGGCAGACGCGCTCCGCCGGGGCGAGGCAGAAATCGCTCGCATCGGCAGCCGCCTTCGGCGCGAAGGGCGCATCCCACCCGCGATGGGTGGCAATCTTGTCAGGAGCTTTTCATGA
- a CDS encoding AraC family transcriptional regulator N-terminal domain-containing protein — protein sequence MASLVARHAPREGICPTSIPRVSAIKLSAPSDELVHALHQPAVCIIAQGAKRVMLRDEVYSYDASRFLVFSTDLPISAQVTQAKPGEPYLCFRLDLDAAEISELVLQLGPLSARRTATHRGLFLSNVSNGMLDAAIRLMQLLDSPEDVAALAPLATRELVYRLLRSEQGERLAQVARADSHASRVMRAVSRLKSNFAEPLKLDELARECCMSTSSLHHHFRVVTSMSPLQYQKQLRLQEARRLLLSEGIEVSKAGYSVGYESASQFSREYSRLFGVPPSKDVSRFEMMAA from the coding sequence TTGGCTTCGCTCGTCGCGCGGCACGCCCCGAGAGAGGGCATCTGCCCGACATCGATTCCACGCGTGTCGGCTATCAAGCTCTCTGCACCCAGCGACGAGCTGGTCCACGCCCTTCACCAGCCGGCTGTCTGCATCATTGCGCAGGGCGCAAAGCGGGTCATGCTGAGGGATGAGGTGTATAGCTATGACGCCTCGCGGTTCCTGGTCTTCTCGACCGACTTGCCCATCAGCGCGCAGGTCACTCAAGCAAAACCCGGCGAGCCGTATTTGTGCTTCAGGCTGGACCTGGATGCTGCGGAGATCTCCGAGCTGGTTCTCCAGCTAGGGCCGCTGTCGGCACGGCGCACGGCCACGCATCGCGGCCTTTTCCTGAGCAATGTTTCGAACGGCATGCTGGACGCCGCAATCAGGCTCATGCAGCTGCTGGACTCGCCTGAAGATGTGGCGGCCCTCGCGCCGCTGGCAACTCGCGAGCTCGTCTACAGGCTTCTGCGCAGCGAGCAGGGCGAGCGGCTTGCCCAGGTGGCGAGGGCCGACAGCCATGCAAGCCGCGTGATGCGAGCCGTCTCCCGGCTCAAGTCGAACTTTGCGGAGCCCCTGAAGCTGGACGAGTTGGCACGCGAATGCTGCATGAGCACGTCCTCCTTGCACCACCACTTTCGGGTCGTCACGTCCATGAGCCCGCTGCAATACCAGAAGCAACTGCGCCTGCAGGAGGCCCGCCGCTTGCTGCTGAGCGAAGGCATCGAGGTCTCGAAGGCGGGCTATTCGGTGGGCTATGAGAGCGCCTCGCAGTTCAGCCGCGAATACAGCCGGCTGTTCGGCGTGCCTCCGTCCAAGGATGTGTCCCGCTTCGAGATGATGGCCGCCTAG
- a CDS encoding LysR family transcriptional regulator, translated as MLDGVSMDQLRTFIAAADEGSFSAAGRRLRRAQSVVSQTLANLEGQIDVQLFDRSARYPQLTEAGSALLAEARRVVSGMDGFKAKARTMAEGLEPELSVVVDVMYPMESLTTAVGLFRAAFPHTPLRLYVEALGAVVQPVLNGSCRIGIMGSMPMVPEGVETEKLLDVPMLTVVAPFHPLARNKGPIPSAELAQHVQLVLTDRTAMTEGKSFGVFSALTWKLADLGAKHAFLRAGFGWGHMPAAMVRADLEAGALVPITLEMFHPKTPPIAMLAVYRKDMPPGPAGRWFLEQLRDAGQLARRS; from the coding sequence ATGCTCGACGGCGTTTCCATGGACCAGCTGCGCACATTCATTGCGGCAGCGGATGAGGGCAGTTTCTCGGCCGCAGGCCGCCGCCTGCGCCGCGCCCAATCCGTCGTGAGCCAGACCTTGGCCAACCTCGAAGGCCAGATCGACGTTCAGCTGTTCGACCGGAGCGCCCGGTATCCGCAGCTGACCGAAGCCGGCAGTGCCCTTCTGGCGGAGGCACGCCGGGTGGTGTCCGGCATGGACGGCTTCAAGGCCAAGGCCCGCACCATGGCCGAGGGCCTCGAGCCGGAGCTCTCGGTGGTCGTCGATGTGATGTATCCGATGGAGTCGCTGACAACGGCGGTGGGCCTCTTTCGCGCCGCTTTTCCGCACACGCCCCTGAGGCTCTACGTGGAGGCGCTTGGCGCGGTCGTTCAGCCGGTGCTGAATGGCAGTTGCCGCATCGGCATCATGGGCTCGATGCCGATGGTGCCGGAAGGCGTGGAAACCGAAAAACTGCTGGACGTACCCATGCTCACGGTGGTGGCCCCGTTTCACCCGTTGGCCAGGAACAAGGGGCCGATACCTTCGGCCGAATTGGCGCAGCATGTGCAGCTGGTGCTCACCGACCGCACGGCCATGACGGAAGGAAAGAGCTTCGGGGTGTTTTCCGCCCTCACCTGGAAGCTGGCCGATCTGGGGGCGAAGCATGCGTTTCTGCGCGCCGGCTTCGGCTGGGGGCACATGCCCGCTGCAATGGTGCGCGCCGACCTGGAAGCCGGTGCCCTGGTGCCGATCACGCTGGAGATGTTCCACCCGAAAACCCCTCCCATCGCCATGCTCGCCGTCTACAGGAAGGACATGCCTCCAGGGCCGGCTGGCAGATGGTTCCTGGAGCAGCTGAGGGATGCGGGGCAGCTGGCCCGTCGCAGCTGA
- a CDS encoding zinc-binding dehydrogenase has product MNTTIRFHSYGGPEVLEVEDPSDVGAPSEGQVRLRHLAIGVNFIDTMFRRGIVPVPLPAVPGVEGVGVVEAIGAGVSGLAVGQRVAYYLAPGSYTQARLIDASALVPVPDDLGAGQIAAVLTKGLTAWAGLNGYHRLQPGETILVQGASSSVGSLLARWAKARGATVIGTAGSPEKRQALEGTIDHVLPSDAQDLAQRVRKIAPGGVDVVYEFVGKSTFDATLASVKDGGVVVSIGAASGSPVFDKEAAAKRGLKMVGGPMAPYLAGQVSQAVDDVFDAFRAGVLGDVPFTEYALRDASEAHAAIAARTKTGALVLMP; this is encoded by the coding sequence ATGAACACCACCATTCGCTTTCATTCCTACGGAGGCCCCGAAGTCCTCGAGGTCGAAGACCCGTCCGATGTCGGCGCACCGTCCGAAGGGCAAGTGCGCCTTCGCCATCTGGCCATTGGCGTGAACTTCATCGACACCATGTTCCGCCGCGGCATCGTCCCCGTTCCACTGCCGGCAGTTCCCGGCGTGGAGGGCGTCGGCGTCGTCGAGGCCATTGGAGCGGGCGTCAGCGGCCTCGCGGTAGGCCAGCGTGTTGCCTACTATCTTGCCCCGGGCAGCTACACCCAGGCGCGCCTGATCGACGCCAGTGCGTTGGTGCCGGTGCCCGACGACCTTGGCGCCGGGCAGATTGCAGCCGTTCTGACCAAGGGCCTGACCGCATGGGCCGGGCTGAACGGCTACCACCGGCTGCAACCCGGCGAGACGATCCTCGTCCAGGGAGCTTCGAGCAGCGTTGGCAGCCTGCTGGCGCGCTGGGCAAAGGCGCGCGGCGCCACGGTCATCGGCACTGCGGGAAGCCCGGAAAAGCGCCAGGCGCTGGAAGGCACCATCGACCATGTTCTGCCTTCGGATGCGCAAGACCTGGCACAGCGGGTGCGAAAGATCGCGCCCGGCGGCGTCGATGTGGTCTACGAGTTCGTCGGAAAGTCGACGTTCGACGCCACGCTTGCTTCGGTCAAAGATGGTGGCGTGGTCGTGTCCATTGGCGCCGCCTCTGGCTCCCCCGTCTTCGACAAGGAAGCGGCCGCAAAGCGAGGGCTGAAGATGGTCGGCGGCCCGATGGCGCCTTACCTGGCGGGCCAGGTCTCGCAGGCCGTGGACGACGTGTTCGATGCGTTCAGGGCTGGTGTATTGGGCGACGTTCCGTTTACCGAGTACGCCCTGCGCGATGCATCCGAGGCGCATGCGGCCATTGCGGCGCGCACAAAGACGGGGGCCTTGGTGCTGATGCCCTGA
- a CDS encoding SDR family NAD(P)-dependent oxidoreductase: MELKDFDNRVVLVTGAGSGIGREAARAFAGRGATVVAADLNQGGLAETTRLIAELGGRALAVTADVAALTGPGGMSAYAASKHGVHGLTRVAAMENAAHGLRINALAPGWTETPMVAAASAQSPGFAQLATSAIPAKRGARPSEIAAAAVWLASEASSYVMGQMLVVDGGMTIGGFEL, translated from the coding sequence ATGGAACTTAAGGACTTCGACAACAGGGTGGTGCTGGTCACCGGCGCAGGCTCCGGCATAGGCCGCGAGGCCGCCCGGGCGTTTGCCGGGCGCGGTGCAACCGTCGTAGCGGCGGACCTGAACCAAGGTGGACTGGCCGAAACCACGCGCCTGATCGCCGAACTCGGCGGGCGAGCGCTCGCCGTCACGGCGGACGTGGCGGCCCTGACCGGGCCAGGCGGCATGAGCGCGTATGCGGCATCGAAGCACGGCGTGCACGGGCTGACCCGCGTCGCCGCAATGGAAAACGCAGCCCACGGCCTTCGCATCAACGCGTTGGCACCTGGCTGGACCGAAACCCCCATGGTCGCTGCGGCGAGCGCACAGAGCCCCGGCTTCGCCCAGCTGGCCACCTCGGCCATTCCGGCGAAACGGGGTGCCCGGCCCTCCGAGATTGCAGCAGCTGCGGTATGGCTCGCCTCTGAAGCCTCTTCCTACGTCATGGGTCAGATGCTCGTCGTGGACGGCGGAATGACCATCGGCGGATTCGAACTCTGA
- the wrbA gene encoding NAD(P)H:quinone oxidoreductase gives MAKVLVLYYSSYGHVETLAQAIAEGALSTGAQVDVKRVPETVPEAIARSAHFKLDQAAPVATVAELEIYDAIVVGTGTRFGRMSSQMAAFLDQAGGLWARGAMNGKVGAAFTSSATQHGGQETTLFSIITNLLHFGMTIVGLPYSHAGQMSVDEIVGGAPYGATTVAGGDGSRQPTAIDLAGARHQGELVARTAAKLHG, from the coding sequence ATGGCCAAGGTTCTCGTTCTCTATTACTCGTCCTACGGACACGTCGAAACCCTGGCGCAAGCCATTGCCGAAGGTGCCCTCAGCACCGGCGCACAAGTCGATGTCAAGCGAGTTCCGGAAACCGTGCCGGAAGCCATCGCGCGCAGCGCTCATTTCAAGCTGGACCAGGCCGCGCCCGTGGCAACAGTTGCCGAGCTCGAGATTTACGACGCCATCGTGGTCGGCACGGGTACCCGGTTCGGGCGGATGTCCTCGCAGATGGCGGCATTCCTGGACCAGGCGGGCGGCCTCTGGGCCCGCGGCGCGATGAACGGAAAGGTGGGCGCGGCATTCACGTCGAGCGCCACGCAGCATGGCGGCCAGGAGACAACGCTGTTCTCGATCATCACCAACCTGCTGCACTTCGGCATGACCATCGTCGGGCTGCCATACAGCCATGCGGGCCAGATGAGCGTCGACGAGATCGTTGGCGGCGCGCCTTATGGGGCTACCACCGTCGCGGGTGGCGACGGTTCGCGGCAGCCTACGGCCATCGATCTGGCCGGCGCCCGGCACCAGGGCGAGCTGGTGGCCCGCACGGCAGCCAAGCTGCACGGCTGA
- a CDS encoding ABC transporter substrate-binding protein has translation MRFHASLPGLLRRPLCLALSSCLCMAAAHAEGSYRIATEGSYPPWSFKDSQGMLQGWDVDIARALCEKMKAKCEIVAQDWDGIIPGLVARKYDMIVASMAITPQRRERVAFSAKYKDTISRFVARKGTPPDVNPAALKGKTIGVQRGSVQAAYLAQNYQAANLKFYDTPQAAELDLVAGRVEYILGNMVTYHVGFLKTPEAKEFAFVGPELKGGILGEGNGIAVRKDDGQTLAKINAALEAIRADGTYDRITAKYFPFKLM, from the coding sequence ATGCGCTTCCACGCTTCGCTTCCCGGCTTGCTTCGCCGGCCTCTCTGCCTGGCGCTCTCGTCATGCCTCTGCATGGCCGCGGCCCACGCCGAGGGCAGCTACCGCATCGCGACCGAAGGCTCGTACCCGCCCTGGAGCTTCAAGGACTCGCAGGGAATGCTCCAGGGCTGGGATGTCGACATCGCGCGTGCCCTGTGCGAGAAGATGAAGGCCAAGTGCGAGATCGTCGCGCAGGACTGGGATGGCATCATTCCGGGCCTCGTCGCCCGCAAGTACGACATGATCGTGGCGAGCATGGCGATCACGCCGCAGCGCCGCGAGCGCGTGGCCTTCTCGGCCAAGTACAAGGACACTATCTCGCGCTTCGTGGCGCGCAAGGGAACGCCGCCGGACGTCAACCCCGCGGCGCTGAAAGGCAAGACCATCGGGGTGCAGCGCGGCTCGGTCCAGGCGGCCTACCTCGCGCAGAACTACCAGGCCGCGAACCTCAAGTTCTACGACACGCCGCAGGCCGCCGAACTCGATCTCGTCGCCGGCCGCGTCGAGTACATCCTCGGCAACATGGTCACCTACCACGTCGGCTTCCTGAAAACGCCCGAGGCCAAGGAGTTCGCGTTCGTCGGCCCGGAGCTCAAGGGCGGCATCCTCGGCGAAGGCAACGGCATCGCCGTGCGCAAGGACGATGGGCAGACCCTGGCGAAGATCAACGCCGCGCTTGAAGCGATCCGGGCTGACGGCACCTACGACCGCATCACGGCAAAGTACTTCCCGTTCAAGCTGATGTAG
- a CDS encoding DoxX family protein: MQSTNNASILSSASLAPIIGRLLMAAIFLISGVGKLMAPGGTIGYIASVGIPLPELAYAGALAMELGGALLLVVGYRTRWVAAALALFSVVSAVIFHNALGDQNQLFHFLKNLAMAGGLLQVVAFGAGRYSLDERRAELPVALGAAR, from the coding sequence ATGCAATCCACAAACAACGCTTCCATCCTCTCGTCAGCCTCCTTGGCGCCCATCATCGGGAGACTGCTCATGGCCGCCATCTTCCTGATCAGCGGCGTGGGCAAGCTCATGGCTCCTGGCGGCACCATCGGCTACATCGCATCGGTAGGCATTCCGCTGCCGGAGCTGGCGTACGCCGGCGCGCTTGCCATGGAGCTCGGCGGCGCCCTGCTGCTGGTGGTGGGATACCGCACCCGCTGGGTGGCTGCCGCACTGGCGCTGTTCTCGGTCGTTTCTGCGGTGATCTTCCACAACGCGCTGGGCGACCAGAACCAGTTGTTCCATTTCCTGAAGAACCTCGCGATGGCCGGCGGCCTGTTGCAGGTGGTTGCCTTCGGCGCCGGCCGCTACAGTCTGGATGAGCGGCGCGCCGAGCTTCCGGTCGCGCTTGGCGCCGCTCGCTGA